The stretch of DNA CAATGAAGTAGTACAGCTAATGGGGTCTCAAGATGGTCTGAGCCATTTGGCGACAGCGATGATTGATCCTGGAGATTATGTTCTGGTCCCTGATCCAGGGTATCCAATTTATGAACATAGTGTGATGATTGCTGGCGGGTCAATTTATCCGATGCCTTTAGTGGAGGAGAATGGATATTTACCAAAATTAGATGAAATTCCATTAGATGTTTTACATCAAACAAAAATGATGATTATTAGTTATCCTGGAAATCCTGTTACAGCGTTAGCATCAAAGGAATTTTTTGAAGAGGTTGTGGCGTTTGCGAAAAAATACAATATTCTAGTCGTTCATGATTTTGCCTATTCGGAACTCATTTTTGACCAAAATCCACAAATAAGCTTTATGTCGGTCGAAGGGGCAAAAGAAATGGGAATTGAAGTCAATTCCTTGTCAAAAACGTTTAATATGGCCGGCTGCCGGATTGGCTATGCCGTTGGGAACAAAGAAGCATTAAAGATATTAGCTGCTTTTAAGTCCAATATTGATTACGGGATATTTTATCCTATTCAAATGGCAGCAGTCACTGCATTGACATCTGATTTCAGTGTGTTCCGTCAGCAAGTCATAGAATATGAGAAACGAAGAGATATTTTGATTTCTGGACTAGAGAAAGGAGGGTGGCAGGTTCCGAAGTCACCTGCGACGATGTTTGTCTGGGCCAAGATCCCTTCCGGTTGGACTTCACGCCAATTTGCGTTTGAACTAATTGAAAAAGCAGGTGTAGCCGTTGTGCCTGGTGACGCCTTCGGTAATCTTGGGGAAGGTTATGTTCGGATCGCACTTGTCCAAAGTGCTGAAAGACTAGCTCAAGCAGCGGAACGGATAAACTCCATTGTCGGGTCAGACCCCCAATCAGCTAGGAATGGCTAACCCTGTAAAGGTGAAGAGAATCGTAGGAACCCTTCAGGAAAGATTTCCAAGATATCCAGGCTATTCTAATAGTTTTATTTTAAAAGCTGGAAAATGCTCTGATTTGCATTTTGCGCCAGCTTCTCAAGAAAAATTAGGTTATTGATTTACAGGAAGAATAGTGAATAGATGCGAAAGAAGGGGCTTCTATCACCTTGCGGTGTTAGAAGCCCCTTCTTTATTATTGAGGTCTGATACTACTTATCAATCTTCGACAAATATCGTGAGTGGGGGTTTGATCCCAAAATTGCGGTAACCATCATACTTCACCACATTAAACTTTAGCTGAGTGGGGGTCTGACCCCAAAATATAATTGTTTTATATTTGTTCCTGATGTTTGTAAATAAATAAGTTAGTTTTTCATCATAGTCTGTTAACTGATCCATCCATTCATTCATACAATGATGCCTTTTTATCGTATCTTCTTCTTTTTGAGCTATTAATTAAAAGCAGAAATAACAGTGTGGAATACACATAGGCGACTGTTAAAGTTGCAAAAGTATTAACCACCCATTTCGGCAAGCCTAATTCAATTACACCCCATAACACTATAAATGGAACAATTAATGCAATGAATATAAATTTAAATATCTTGGATAATTTCAATTTTTCACCTTCATATATTTCCCACGGCCCCTATTTTACTTCGCTGCGTTTCTTCGTAAATTCTAAATTGACCAGATTTCTAAATAAGTTGGTGCTTCCTCAAATTACCCCTTCTAATAGATAGCCTTTTTGTTCCATTATATCAACACCTAGTAATTTCATACTAGAATTAATTTGAAAATCTTTTAATCTCATTTTGCTATCAAATTTTGTAGTATAGATCCTCTAACTTATTAAAAAATTTAAAACAGACCTTCTAATGCTATAACATATCAATAATTTCAGGTTCATCATTTCTTTTAGAGTTTTGATCTTGAATAAACAGCTTGTAAGCAACATTTCCTATAGTATTTGTAGCAACTGCATCTACGGTACCGCCAATAATTCCTCCCGCTAAAGGCACCATCTTACCTAAATTTATGACTCCTTTTCCTCCAAACTTTGTTAGTAAACGAAAGCCTACAGTTCGGTTGATTTTTTTTATTACTTCGAAAGGGATTTTTTTAATACCGGTTACTGCAAGTTTTTTTCCTATCTGAACGCCTGCATTTTTAAGAATATCTTTAGCTCCATTTCCGGCTAAACAGGCATAAACAAAAGATTTAACCTGGTCATCTTTTACATCATAACCACCCATATGTGCAATAGCTGCGACCATTCTCATTTGAACTAAAATAACGCTAGTTATATTAACGGGTACAGCAACAGGTAATGTAATAAGTCCTCCCAAACCTGTTAAAAATCCACTAGTAGCACTTTTGGTGTTTTGCCATAGTATTAAACTTTTAACTTTTTCATCTAAGGTCCCACTTTTTTGTAAATAACTATCAGCTAATTCTATGGCCGTGTCCATTCCAGGTACACCACCATTAATTGCTTTATCATAAGACCAATCTAA from Neobacillus sp. CF12 encodes:
- a CDS encoding EcsC family protein; this translates as MSKTKSLTHDAIMKALDWSYDKAINGGVPGMDTAIELADSYLQKSGTLDEKVKSLILWQNTKSATSGFLTGLGGLITLPVAVPVNITSVILVQMRMVAAIAHMGGYDVKDDQVKSFVYACLAGNGAKDILKNAGVQIGKKLAVTGIKKIPFEVIKKINRTVGFRLLTKFGGKGVINLGKMVPLAGGIIGGTVDAVATNTIGNVAYKLFIQDQNSKRNDEPEIIDML
- a CDS encoding LL-diaminopimelate aminotransferase — translated: MIMASKKTQQMATSIFTELANKKSEAIDQGIDVIDLSVGSPDLPPPAHVVDALVTYSKDTTKYGYTLKGIDEFHKAVSYFYKQRYGVDLNPDNEVVQLMGSQDGLSHLATAMIDPGDYVLVPDPGYPIYEHSVMIAGGSIYPMPLVEENGYLPKLDEIPLDVLHQTKMMIISYPGNPVTALASKEFFEEVVAFAKKYNILVVHDFAYSELIFDQNPQISFMSVEGAKEMGIEVNSLSKTFNMAGCRIGYAVGNKEALKILAAFKSNIDYGIFYPIQMAAVTALTSDFSVFRQQVIEYEKRRDILISGLEKGGWQVPKSPATMFVWAKIPSGWTSRQFAFELIEKAGVAVVPGDAFGNLGEGYVRIALVQSAERLAQAAERINSIVGSDPQSARNG